The proteins below are encoded in one region of Desulfobacterales bacterium:
- a CDS encoding MMPL family transporter, which translates to MILILIFILMVILLRQFSLALLCEVNLLVILIWAVGLYVLCGEKFNIITNTMGAILLAIAIAVDDTIHFIAWLRRNSGLKEDAGEAVIQTFADVGKPIVMTTLLLFCGFFVLFLGSILPTKMFGMLTAFAMGFAMIGDMFVLTPLVLIFKPKLPPLPVHGDN; encoded by the coding sequence GTGATTCTCATCCTCATATTTATTCTGATGGTGATCCTCTTGCGGCAATTCAGCCTGGCGCTGCTCTGCGAGGTAAACCTCCTGGTGATTCTGATCTGGGCAGTGGGCCTCTATGTGCTTTGCGGGGAGAAATTCAACATCATCACCAATACCATGGGCGCCATCCTGCTGGCCATCGCCATTGCCGTGGATGATACCATCCATTTTATCGCCTGGTTGCGGCGGAACAGCGGGTTAAAAGAAGATGCCGGCGAAGCGGTCATTCAGACGTTTGCCGATGTGGGCAAACCGATTGTCATGACCACGCTCCTGCTTTTCTGCGGATTTTTTGTGCTGTTTCTGGGCAGCATCCTGCCGACCAAGATGTTCGGCATGCTGACCGCCTTTGCCATGGGGTTTGCCATGATCGGGGATATGTTCGTGCTGACACCCCTGGTATTGATTTTTAAGCCCAAACTCCCGCCGCTTCCGGTGCATGGAGATAATTAG
- a CDS encoding enoyl-CoA hydratase codes for MEKSVLLDIEGRTAWIILNRPDRRNAMNQALLAQLYDALETVSENDELLAAVLTGNGKSFCSGLDLGIIAKENLFDPRGDGTDLMDILSAFEKPLIGAINGHAITGGFELALNCDFLIASEKASFADTHAKVGIHPGWGMTQLLQQAIGQQRAKQMSFTGAFIQAEQACRWGLVNEVVPHEMLLPRAREIARQMARLNPDMLGIVKKLIETRNTESLASALARERQGFDQFLSQHLKSGQ; via the coding sequence ATGGAAAAATCGGTACTTTTGGATATTGAAGGGCGCACCGCCTGGATTATTTTAAACCGTCCGGACCGGCGAAACGCAATGAACCAGGCGCTTCTGGCCCAGCTCTATGACGCGCTGGAGACGGTCTCCGAAAACGATGAATTGCTTGCAGCCGTTTTAACCGGCAACGGAAAATCCTTTTGCTCAGGGCTGGATTTGGGGATCATTGCCAAGGAAAACCTATTTGATCCCCGGGGCGACGGCACGGACCTGATGGATATCCTTTCCGCTTTTGAAAAGCCATTGATCGGCGCCATTAACGGGCATGCCATCACCGGCGGATTTGAACTGGCATTAAACTGCGATTTTCTGATTGCCTCGGAAAAGGCCTCTTTTGCCGATACCCATGCAAAGGTCGGCATTCATCCGGGATGGGGGATGACCCAGCTGCTGCAGCAGGCGATCGGCCAGCAGCGGGCCAAGCAGATGTCCTTTACCGGGGCCTTTATCCAGGCGGAGCAGGCATGCCGCTGGGGGCTGGTAAACGAGGTGGTACCCCATGAGATGCTTCTGCCAAGGGCCCGGGAAATCGCCCGCCAAATGGCGAGGCTTAATCCGGATATGCTGGGTATCGTCAAAAAGCTGATTGAAACCCGGAACACGGAGTCCTTGGCATCCGCCCTCGCCCGGGAGCGGCAGGGGTTTGACCAATTCCTCAGTCAGCATCTAAAATCCGGTCAATAA